In Prosthecochloris sp. GSB1, the following proteins share a genomic window:
- a CDS encoding 2-oxoacid:acceptor oxidoreductase subunit alpha, translating to MVTSKTSVSVLFAGDSGDGMQLTGTQFAETVAVYGTDLNTFPNFPSEIRAPAGTISGVSGFQLQFGSKAVYTPGAKFDVMIAMNAAALKANLKNLHHGGIIIANTDGFDAKNLRLAGYGEENNPLENGTVKDYSVFEIPVVTLTREALADTGLSTKNIDRCKNMFVLGILYWLYSLPIETTIETLRTKFRKKADVAEANIKAVKAGYNFGDETEMFSQHGRYSVAPAEKKPGVYRRVTGNEASAIGLTAAAKKAGLKLFLGSYPITPASEILQTLSGLKKWGVKTFQAEDEIAGVLTSIGASYGGALAATNTSGPGLALKAEGLGLAMILEVPLVVVNVQRGGPSTGLPTKPEQSDLFIAMFGRHGDAPVPVIAATSPVDCFYSAYEAAKIAVEYMTPVICLTDGYLALSSEPMLIPTPDDLASISPKFAKERKADDPPYLPYKRDERGVRKWAMPGTPGLEHRIGGLEKQHETGHVSHDPENHALMTRLRAEKVERVADIVPDLEIDNGPEKGDLLVLGWGSTYGAIKIAVEQALQGGCSVAHAHLRYLNPFPKNLGEILGNYKKVLMPENNSGQLIHLIRDKFQIEPVGFSKVQGLPFNEMEIEAKITDILKEL from the coding sequence ATGGTAACATCAAAAACCAGCGTGTCGGTACTGTTTGCCGGAGACTCCGGCGACGGCATGCAGCTCACCGGCACCCAGTTTGCCGAAACCGTCGCTGTCTACGGAACCGACCTCAATACTTTTCCGAATTTCCCTTCGGAAATCCGGGCTCCCGCCGGAACCATCTCCGGCGTTTCGGGCTTCCAGCTCCAGTTCGGCAGCAAGGCTGTCTACACTCCGGGTGCGAAATTCGACGTCATGATCGCCATGAATGCCGCCGCATTGAAAGCGAATCTCAAGAACCTGCACCACGGCGGCATCATCATCGCCAACACGGATGGGTTTGATGCAAAGAATCTTCGCCTCGCCGGATACGGCGAAGAAAACAATCCGCTTGAAAACGGAACGGTCAAAGACTACTCTGTTTTCGAAATTCCTGTCGTCACCCTCACCAGGGAAGCCCTTGCCGATACCGGATTGAGCACGAAAAACATCGACCGGTGCAAGAACATGTTTGTACTGGGCATCCTGTACTGGCTCTACAGCCTGCCGATCGAAACCACCATTGAAACGCTCAGGACCAAGTTCAGGAAAAAGGCGGATGTCGCCGAAGCCAATATCAAGGCCGTCAAGGCCGGTTACAATTTCGGAGACGAAACCGAGATGTTCTCTCAGCACGGCCGTTACAGCGTTGCGCCCGCGGAGAAGAAACCCGGCGTCTACCGCCGCGTGACCGGAAACGAGGCCTCCGCTATCGGCCTGACCGCCGCCGCGAAAAAAGCCGGCCTGAAACTCTTTCTCGGCTCCTATCCGATCACTCCGGCTTCCGAAATCCTTCAGACGCTCTCCGGCCTGAAAAAATGGGGTGTCAAGACATTCCAGGCCGAGGACGAGATCGCCGGCGTGCTGACAAGCATCGGCGCCTCATACGGAGGAGCTCTCGCGGCGACCAACACTTCGGGTCCCGGTCTCGCCCTGAAAGCAGAAGGGCTCGGTCTGGCCATGATCCTCGAAGTTCCGCTCGTCGTGGTCAATGTCCAGCGCGGCGGCCCCTCGACGGGTCTTCCGACCAAACCTGAACAGTCCGACCTCTTTATCGCCATGTTCGGTCGTCATGGCGACGCACCGGTACCGGTTATCGCGGCGACCTCGCCGGTCGACTGTTTCTATTCGGCTTATGAAGCCGCGAAGATCGCTGTCGAGTACATGACTCCGGTCATCTGTCTGACCGACGGCTACCTCGCCCTCAGCTCGGAACCCATGCTGATACCCACTCCGGACGATCTTGCATCGATCAGCCCGAAATTCGCGAAAGAAAGAAAAGCTGACGATCCGCCTTACTTGCCTTACAAGCGCGATGAGCGCGGAGTACGCAAATGGGCCATGCCCGGCACCCCGGGACTTGAGCACCGTATCGGAGGGCTCGAAAAACAGCATGAGACCGGTCACGTTTCGCACGATCCCGAAAACCACGCCCTCATGACGAGGCTGAGAGCAGAAAAAGTCGAGCGTGTCGCGGATATCGTTCCCGATCTCGAGATCGATAACGGGCCTGAAAAAGGCGACCTGCTCGTTCTCGGCTGGGGCTCGACCTACGGAGCAATCAAAATCGCCGTAGAGCAGGCCCTTCAGGGCGGCTGCAGCGTCGCTCACGCACATCTCCGCTATCTGAACCCCTTCCCGAAAAACCTTGGAGAAATCCTTGGCAACTACAAGAAGGTGTTGATGCCGGAAAACAACAGCGGCCAGCTTATTCACCTTATCCGGGACAAGTTCCAGATCGAGCCCGTGGGCTTCAGCAAGGTGCAGGGTCT
- a CDS encoding carbonic anhydrase → MRDIERFITGFRSFRKDYFGPDDPLFETLRHGQSPKTMMIGCSDSRVDPAILTNCAPGDIFTVRNIANLVPPFEKNEGLHGVSAALEYAVCSLRVEHIIVLGHSKCGGIDALMSGEYGKEGEGFVSRWMSIAEPVRERIFKELAKKAPELQHRAAEQASILLSLDNLRTFPFIERRLSEGALSLHGWYFDLGQGELLEYDPETGGFKKLSAN, encoded by the coding sequence ATGAGGGATATAGAACGTTTCATCACCGGTTTCCGCTCGTTCAGAAAAGATTACTTCGGACCGGACGACCCGCTTTTCGAAACGCTCCGGCACGGCCAGAGCCCGAAAACCATGATGATCGGATGCTCGGACTCGCGCGTCGATCCCGCCATTCTCACGAATTGCGCTCCAGGAGACATTTTCACGGTCCGCAACATCGCCAATCTCGTTCCCCCTTTCGAGAAAAACGAGGGCCTTCACGGAGTCAGCGCCGCGCTCGAATACGCCGTATGCAGCCTCCGCGTTGAACATATCATCGTCCTCGGACACTCCAAATGCGGCGGCATCGACGCCCTGATGTCGGGTGAATACGGAAAAGAAGGGGAAGGGTTCGTTTCGCGCTGGATGTCGATAGCCGAACCTGTCAGGGAGAGAATTTTCAAGGAATTGGCGAAAAAGGCCCCCGAACTGCAGCATCGGGCCGCTGAACAGGCCTCCATCCTTCTTTCGCTCGACAACCTCCGCACGTTCCCGTTCATCGAAAGACGGCTTTCGGAGGGCGCGCTTTCCCTGCATGGCTGGTATTTCGATCTCGGACAAGGTGAACTGCTGGAATACGATCCTGAAACCGGAGGGTTCAAAAAGCTTTCCGCCAACTAG
- a CDS encoding PAS domain-containing protein: protein MDIYKDFNFRLREYILKKHGSVSAFCRVAGIKYPAQMTPYLQGKSVPGRKMLEKLQKDGADIDWILHGEKTHSPAAGLGGCLKTSGYKVEMDDIIRRMRRLCRQMDESFPTPFDTYIVLDSTLLLGEFTDSLERFLGYEPGALKGVHFLDLFHSGDRKSARCHLESCDGGSSPSETISRFRSAGGRYVSAEWSIQANHDAGNGKKEYVIIARRREAFMGIG, encoded by the coding sequence ATGGATATTTACAAGGATTTCAATTTTCGGCTCAGGGAATATATCCTCAAAAAGCACGGTTCGGTAAGTGCGTTCTGCAGGGTCGCGGGAATCAAATATCCCGCCCAGATGACCCCGTATCTTCAGGGAAAAAGCGTGCCAGGCCGGAAAATGCTTGAAAAACTCCAGAAAGACGGGGCGGATATCGACTGGATCCTCCACGGGGAAAAAACTCATTCACCCGCTGCGGGACTGGGAGGTTGCCTGAAGACCTCGGGTTACAAGGTCGAAATGGATGATATTATCCGGCGCATGCGAAGGCTCTGCCGCCAGATGGACGAATCGTTTCCCACTCCCTTCGATACCTATATCGTTCTCGACAGTACGTTGCTTCTCGGAGAGTTTACCGATTCGTTGGAGCGTTTTCTCGGCTACGAACCGGGAGCCCTCAAAGGGGTGCATTTTCTCGATTTGTTTCATTCCGGCGACAGAAAATCGGCCCGGTGTCACCTGGAGTCGTGCGACGGCGGCTCGTCTCCATCGGAAACGATCTCGAGATTCAGGAGTGCCGGCGGCCGGTATGTCTCGGCGGAGTGGAGCATCCAGGCGAACCACGATGCGGGAAACGGGAAAAAGGAATACGTTATTATCGCCAGACGAAGAGAGGCTTTCATGGGGATCGGTTGA
- a CDS encoding response regulator yields MSTKTTEATVQDTGAHGDAACLKNEFLANISHEIRTPLNGVISMSEILLETPLGEEQRRYAETIRFSADVLLKLVDDLLDFTTIENGGMSLEKTEFVVRQILDDCIAPMSARAREKGLLFSVATEEAVPARLAGDHEKLCRVIRILVDNAIKFSARGRIALNVSIDSETEKSIILGVAVTDTGVGISEARAGLLFEKFTQVDGSSTRLHGGCGMGLAVARSLVELMGGRIGAESVPGKGSIFRFTACFDRCVQGGGTVHRTLPASGGQTGGGIAMPISETPAGKAWRVADSGFRILLVEDNSLNQRVALIMLGKMGLQADVAKNGVEAIEALESLRYDLVFMDVQMPVMDGLETTGRIRGNRAWDGIPVIALTAHAMPGDRETCLKAGMDDFLSKPLSPVALREMLAKWLPDSVSR; encoded by the coding sequence ATGAGTACGAAGACTACCGAGGCAACCGTTCAGGATACCGGTGCGCATGGCGATGCGGCTTGCCTGAAAAACGAGTTTCTGGCCAACATCAGTCATGAGATCAGGACGCCGCTGAACGGCGTGATCTCCATGTCCGAAATCCTGCTTGAAACACCGCTCGGTGAGGAGCAGCGCCGTTATGCCGAAACCATACGCTTCAGCGCCGATGTGTTGCTGAAGCTGGTTGACGACCTGCTCGATTTTACGACAATCGAAAACGGCGGCATGAGCCTTGAAAAAACCGAGTTCGTCGTCAGGCAAATACTGGACGACTGTATCGCTCCCATGAGCGCCAGGGCGCGGGAGAAGGGGTTGCTGTTTTCCGTTGCGACGGAGGAAGCCGTTCCTGCCCGTCTTGCTGGCGACCATGAAAAGCTTTGCAGGGTTATTCGGATTCTCGTCGACAATGCGATCAAGTTTTCCGCCAGGGGACGGATTGCTCTTAATGTTTCCATCGATTCGGAAACCGAAAAAAGCATCATTCTCGGCGTTGCCGTTACGGACACGGGGGTCGGTATTTCTGAAGCAAGAGCCGGGTTGCTTTTCGAGAAATTCACGCAGGTCGACGGGTCCTCAACCCGTCTTCACGGGGGTTGCGGCATGGGGCTCGCCGTTGCGAGGAGCCTTGTCGAATTGATGGGTGGCCGAATCGGGGCCGAAAGCGTGCCCGGCAAGGGCTCGATCTTTCGTTTTACCGCGTGCTTCGACAGATGTGTTCAGGGCGGCGGAACAGTTCACCGGACGCTTCCTGCATCTGGAGGGCAGACTGGCGGCGGCATCGCCATGCCGATTTCCGAGACGCCTGCCGGAAAGGCTTGGCGGGTGGCTGACTCCGGTTTTCGGATACTGCTGGTAGAGGACAATAGCCTTAATCAGCGAGTTGCGTTGATCATGCTCGGCAAAATGGGTTTGCAGGCCGATGTGGCCAAAAACGGCGTCGAAGCCATCGAGGCGCTCGAGTCATTGCGCTACGATCTTGTGTTCATGGACGTGCAGATGCCGGTGATGGATGGCCTGGAAACCACCGGAAGGATTCGTGGCAACAGGGCGTGGGACGGCATACCCGTCATCGCGCTGACAGCCCATGCCATGCCGGGCGACCGGGAGACATGCCTGAAGGCGGGAATGGACGACTTTCTCTCGAAGCCTCTCAGCCCGGTCGCGCTCAGGGAAATGCTGGCGAAATGGTTGCCCGATTCAGTCTCGCGCTAA
- a CDS encoding response regulator, which yields MKVLIIDDDKAIRGFIEELLRNEGYMVVSADNGKSALTQFEKHSDILTVISDIIMPEQEGVETIRHIKKTRPDIRVVAISGGGKIGPENYLQLAHAIGADVTLKKPFTRQELLDTLKAL from the coding sequence ATGAAAGTACTGATCATAGACGACGACAAAGCGATCCGCGGATTCATCGAGGAACTGCTCCGAAATGAAGGTTACATGGTGGTCAGTGCCGATAACGGAAAATCCGCTCTGACACAGTTCGAAAAGCACAGCGACATCCTGACGGTCATCAGCGATATCATCATGCCTGAACAGGAGGGCGTCGAAACAATCAGACACATCAAGAAGACCCGCCCGGACATCAGGGTCGTTGCGATTTCTGGAGGCGGAAAGATCGGACCCGAAAATTACTTGCAGCTCGCTCACGCCATCGGGGCCGACGTAACCCTGAAAAAACCTTTCACCAGACAGGAACTACTCGATACCCTGAAAGCCCTTTAG
- a CDS encoding hybrid sensor histidine kinase/response regulator gives MMRRKKTDAGFAFSKFINHTVLTRNSKTFTLYRLLIADHEKSQSLERSTALDMSKCKAKTRARRESEIKKWVIEKHRHLLENIPGIIYTADTKGSIDFLLPSKLLSITGFTSEEIAALPNGWVSVIHPDDRAQYLLNFEKILCKKLQPWTINYRIVTKAGAEKWVEDRISPALCSTKDEAGLDGILLDINEKIVAKAEKKELETRLRQCQRIKTIGILAGGIAHDLNNILTPIMGYAEMLKQLAPPGTRAQEYIQEILNASERAKQLVEQISAFSGKDGSAVKEPFNLATVIAEVLQLIRPSIPSTITIHKKINPYAGHIYGNASQMHQVLVNLCTNAYQAMEHSGGTLEIRLESVIPDDKTIELHSSLTRMRYIRLAVSDTGTGMDKKTVERIFELFFTTKPAKKGTGLGLYIVHDIVTRHKGVITVSSLPGKGSTFEIYLPPFEGDSQQKPSLIAGNARSEREGTILFVDDERATVNMMKAILEENGYMVTATTSASEALNALKKNPTYFDLLITDFSMPEMNGIALASEACLLNPQLPVILLTGCGGSQLLPKCLDKHTTHKLLIKPVRLNVLLEKILQLVGRQRPQIQ, from the coding sequence ATGATGAGGCGAAAGAAAACAGACGCAGGGTTCGCTTTTTCGAAATTCATAAACCACACGGTTCTGACAAGAAACAGCAAAACTTTCACCTTGTATCGTCTGCTCATCGCCGATCACGAAAAAAGTCAAAGTCTTGAGAGGAGTACCGCGCTGGACATGTCAAAATGCAAAGCGAAAACAAGAGCCCGCAGAGAAAGCGAAATAAAAAAATGGGTTATAGAAAAACACCGTCATTTGCTGGAAAACATACCAGGGATCATCTATACTGCCGATACGAAAGGGAGCATTGATTTTCTTCTCCCTTCAAAACTGCTCTCGATAACCGGATTCACATCAGAAGAAATAGCGGCCCTGCCGAACGGCTGGGTATCCGTGATCCATCCTGATGATCGCGCCCAGTATCTTTTAAACTTCGAGAAAATCCTGTGCAAGAAGCTTCAACCTTGGACGATCAACTACAGGATCGTCACAAAGGCCGGTGCCGAAAAATGGGTCGAGGACAGAATATCTCCCGCTTTATGCTCAACGAAAGATGAAGCCGGCCTTGACGGCATTCTTTTGGACATCAATGAAAAAATCGTTGCGAAGGCCGAGAAAAAAGAGCTTGAAACGCGCCTCCGTCAGTGCCAGCGAATAAAGACCATCGGCATCCTTGCGGGAGGCATCGCCCACGACCTCAACAACATCCTTACTCCCATTATGGGGTATGCCGAGATGCTGAAACAACTGGCTCCACCGGGCACTCGCGCTCAGGAATACATCCAAGAAATCCTCAATGCCTCGGAAAGAGCGAAACAACTTGTCGAGCAGATTTCCGCTTTCAGCGGAAAGGACGGAAGTGCCGTGAAAGAACCGTTCAACCTGGCAACAGTAATAGCAGAGGTATTGCAACTCATCAGACCGTCGATCCCCTCGACGATCACCATCCACAAAAAAATCAATCCTTATGCGGGGCACATCTACGGAAATGCGTCGCAAATGCACCAGGTGCTCGTCAATCTTTGCACAAATGCGTACCAGGCAATGGAGCACAGCGGCGGAACGCTTGAAATCCGGCTCGAATCCGTCATTCCCGACGATAAAACCATCGAACTGCATTCGTCCCTGACAAGAATGCGCTACATCAGACTTGCCGTGAGCGACACCGGAACGGGAATGGACAAAAAAACCGTTGAAAGAATCTTTGAATTATTCTTCACGACAAAACCCGCAAAAAAGGGAACAGGCCTCGGTCTTTACATCGTTCATGATATCGTAACCCGCCACAAGGGCGTCATTACCGTCTCCAGCCTTCCCGGCAAAGGGTCGACCTTCGAAATCTATTTGCCTCCATTCGAGGGCGACTCGCAACAAAAACCCAGTCTCATTGCAGGAAATGCCCGGTCAGAGAGAGAAGGAACGATTCTTTTCGTCGACGACGAACGAGCGACAGTGAATATGATGAAAGCGATACTCGAGGAAAACGGTTACATGGTAACCGCAACCACGTCCGCTTCGGAGGCCCTGAATGCCTTGAAGAAAAATCCGACATACTTCGACCTGCTCATAACCGACTTTTCGATGCCGGAAATGAACGGTATCGCACTGGCGTCGGAAGCATGTCTGCTCAACCCGCAACTTCCGGTTATTCTGCTAACAGGTTGCGGCGGCAGCCAATTGCTGCCGAAGTGCCTGGACAAGCACACGACACACAAACTTCTGATAAAACCTGTACGCCTCAATGTGTTATTGGAAAAAATTTTGCAACTTGTCGGACGACAACGACCCCAAATCCAATGA
- a CDS encoding polysaccharide biosynthesis/export family protein, whose amino-acid sequence MMPSSGPSSASINNVGDSRRKEDIRLVPLDGEVLRKLSLYGRRQLFSEVFGDRDRTSSIINPGDVLEVTLWEVSPALFAGSAVQQAAGPSTSVTIFPAQMVSYEGSISIPYAGKIPVAGRSIAKIEQEIVSRLKGKANQPQVIVRISSNNTSTVTVVGEVASSLRMPLTDGRERVLDALAAAGGTKQAVEKMTLQLTRGSTVQAMPLGDIIRNPGENITLMPDDVVTLLYQPLSFTALGATGKNQEVNFEALGISLAQALGRVGGLEDRRADARGVFVFRFEPAQALGEEGGKSTPVIYTLNLKEPAGFFLAQNFRMRNGDVLYVSNAPAADLKKFLDMVVSAVYPVVNIINTVP is encoded by the coding sequence ATGATGCCTTCGTCGGGGCCCTCCTCGGCGAGCATTAACAATGTGGGCGACTCCCGCAGAAAGGAGGATATCCGGCTCGTTCCTCTCGACGGAGAGGTGCTTCGCAAGCTTTCCCTGTACGGGCGGCGGCAACTGTTTTCAGAGGTTTTCGGTGATCGTGACCGGACGAGCTCGATCATCAATCCGGGTGACGTCCTCGAGGTGACCCTTTGGGAGGTTTCACCGGCCCTTTTCGCGGGATCCGCCGTTCAGCAGGCGGCGGGGCCATCGACCAGTGTAACGATATTTCCCGCGCAAATGGTCAGTTACGAAGGGAGTATTTCGATTCCTTACGCAGGAAAAATACCGGTCGCGGGGAGATCCATTGCGAAAATAGAGCAGGAAATCGTTTCGCGCCTCAAAGGCAAGGCGAACCAGCCCCAGGTGATTGTCCGGATCTCCAGCAACAATACCTCGACCGTCACGGTCGTCGGAGAGGTGGCTTCAAGTCTGCGAATGCCTTTGACCGACGGCAGGGAGCGCGTGCTCGACGCCCTTGCGGCGGCCGGTGGGACAAAACAGGCCGTCGAGAAGATGACCCTCCAGCTTACCCGAGGATCGACGGTGCAGGCCATGCCGCTCGGTGACATAATCAGAAATCCAGGCGAGAACATCACCCTCATGCCGGATGATGTCGTTACGCTCCTGTATCAGCCGCTGAGTTTCACGGCGCTCGGGGCGACAGGTAAAAACCAGGAGGTGAATTTCGAGGCGCTTGGCATATCCCTCGCCCAGGCGCTCGGCCGCGTAGGCGGTCTCGAGGACCGGCGCGCCGACGCCCGTGGCGTTTTCGTTTTCCGTTTCGAACCCGCGCAGGCTCTCGGCGAGGAAGGCGGCAAGAGCACGCCGGTGATCTACACCCTTAATCTGAAAGAACCGGCAGGTTTTTTTCTCGCACAGAATTTTCGCATGCGAAACGGCGACGTTCTCTATGTTTCGAACGCACCCGCCGCGGATCTGAAGAAGTTTCTGGATATGGTGGTTTCGGCTGTCTATCCCGTGGTCAACATCATCAATACCGTGCCCTGA
- a CDS encoding capsule biosynthesis protein: MVSNGIEYYRNKRILLLQGPMGPFFRRLSRDLEQIGAKVFKINFNGGDWLFYPRRSMSFRGKPAEWPAFLENRLTALNIDVVLLFGDCRPVHHAVRTLAACHSIEVGVFEEGYIRPDFITLERTGTNGYSSLSRSPEYYRKTPVPEMPVERPVGNSFRHLVLWTIMYCLASASLRPFFPHYYHHKPFGLKESLPWIRSALRKFLYRAKEKGIEEMLCGERSGEYFLVPLQVHNDYQIHVHSRFDGARTFIEKVVASFSEHAEPDTLLVFKHHPMDRGYFDYSGFLEELARKHRLRDRLLYIHDQHLPSLIRHARGIVVINSTAGMSALHHGRPLKVCGRALYDLPGLTWQEGIDTFWKNAEGFRPDQRLYERFRGHLIARTQLNGSFYKKLCRAGRGAGLVWSRRSCRWSRSGEQATVRNDRMAVCKQTLDISKSIEKAV, encoded by the coding sequence ATGGTAAGCAACGGTATCGAGTATTACAGAAACAAGCGCATCCTCTTGTTGCAGGGGCCGATGGGTCCTTTTTTCCGTCGTCTTTCCCGCGATCTGGAACAGATCGGCGCGAAGGTTTTCAAGATCAATTTCAATGGAGGCGACTGGCTTTTCTACCCGCGGCGCTCGATGAGTTTTCGCGGAAAACCGGCCGAGTGGCCGGCCTTTCTTGAAAACAGACTGACCGCGCTGAATATAGACGTCGTGCTTCTGTTCGGCGATTGCAGGCCAGTGCATCATGCCGTGCGGACTCTCGCGGCATGCCATTCGATCGAGGTCGGCGTATTCGAGGAGGGTTATATACGTCCCGATTTCATTACCCTCGAACGAACGGGAACCAACGGTTACTCCTCCTTGTCGCGCAGCCCTGAATATTACCGCAAGACGCCAGTGCCTGAAATGCCCGTGGAGCGGCCCGTAGGCAACTCTTTCCGGCATCTCGTGCTGTGGACGATCATGTATTGTCTCGCCAGCGCGTCGCTGCGGCCGTTTTTTCCTCATTATTACCATCACAAGCCTTTCGGATTGAAGGAATCGCTGCCCTGGATTCGCAGTGCGCTCCGCAAGTTCCTTTATCGGGCGAAGGAAAAAGGGATCGAGGAGATGCTCTGCGGGGAGCGATCTGGAGAATACTTTCTCGTTCCGCTGCAAGTGCACAACGATTACCAGATTCATGTTCATTCACGTTTCGACGGTGCGAGGACCTTCATCGAGAAGGTCGTTGCATCATTCAGCGAGCACGCCGAACCGGATACGCTGCTTGTTTTCAAGCATCATCCGATGGACAGGGGATATTTTGACTATTCCGGATTTCTCGAAGAGCTTGCCCGTAAGCACCGCCTTCGAGACAGGCTGCTCTATATCCATGACCAGCACTTGCCTTCCCTGATCAGGCATGCCCGCGGGATTGTCGTGATCAACAGTACCGCCGGGATGTCCGCGCTGCACCATGGGCGGCCGCTCAAGGTATGCGGCAGGGCGCTCTACGATCTTCCGGGGCTAACCTGGCAGGAGGGGATCGATACCTTCTGGAAAAACGCGGAGGGCTTCAGGCCCGACCAGAGGCTTTACGAGCGCTTTCGCGGTCACCTCATCGCCCGAACGCAACTTAACGGCAGTTTCTACAAAAAGCTTTGCCGTGCAGGCCGCGGGGCGGGACTCGTCTGGAGCCGCCGATCCTGTCGATGGAGCCGATCGGGCGAGCAGGCAACCGTGAGGAACGATCGCATGGCAGTTTGCAAACAAACACTCGACATCAGTAAAAGCATTGAAAAAGCAGTTTAA
- a CDS encoding ABC transporter permease yields MQSFSIQQRVIGALLRREMLTRYGRNNIGFLWLFVEPMLFTLVLTAIWSVRRAGMDIPVTVFALTGYPVAMIWRNSVSRSINAISPNSTLLYHRNVRVLDIFVSRIILEITGTVASFSFLVIGFVFAGWMPPPENLLKVVAGLFFTAWFGMVLAFVVGSLAQRSELVNRLWSPFSFFLFISSGVFFFVDWLPVFVREYILWLPMVHGTELVRDGYFGRLFQAHYDMYYLLFCCMLLSFLGLAMVRQSAKSVELP; encoded by the coding sequence ATGCAATCGTTCTCGATTCAGCAGCGTGTTATCGGAGCGTTGCTCCGGCGTGAAATGCTTACCCGCTACGGGCGCAACAACATCGGTTTTCTCTGGCTGTTCGTCGAGCCGATGCTGTTCACGCTCGTGTTGACCGCTATCTGGAGCGTTCGCAGGGCGGGGATGGATATACCGGTCACGGTATTTGCTCTTACCGGCTATCCGGTAGCGATGATCTGGCGTAACAGTGTCAGCCGGAGTATCAATGCTATCAGTCCAAACAGTACCCTTCTGTATCACCGCAACGTCAGGGTGTTGGATATATTTGTATCGAGAATCATTCTTGAAATCACCGGGACGGTTGCATCATTCTCTTTTCTGGTGATCGGTTTCGTTTTCGCGGGTTGGATGCCGCCTCCTGAGAATCTGTTAAAAGTTGTTGCCGGGCTGTTTTTTACAGCATGGTTTGGGATGGTGCTCGCGTTCGTAGTCGGTTCGCTTGCCCAGCGTTCCGAGCTTGTCAATCGTCTCTGGTCTCCGTTTTCGTTTTTTCTTTTCATCAGCTCCGGAGTGTTCTTTTTCGTCGACTGGCTGCCGGTGTTTGTCCGTGAATACATTCTCTGGCTTCCGATGGTGCATGGCACCGAGCTGGTGCGAGACGGGTATTTCGGCCGGTTGTTTCAAGCCCATTACGATATGTACTACCTGCTGTTCTGTTGTATGCTGTTGAGTTTTCTCGGTCTCGCGATGGTTCGTCAGTCTGCGAAAAGTGTGGAGTTGCCATGA
- a CDS encoding ABC transporter ATP-binding protein, whose product MIVVENVSKRYKTRAGFNTVLDGISLRIEKGEKLGILGRNGSGKSTLIRLLGGVEQPDRGRIIRGMSVSWPLAFSGAFQGSLTGIDNLRFICRVYGTSVEDKIPQVKEFSELGRYLREPVKTYSSGMKARLAFALSMAIEFDCYLIDEVTAVGDSRFHDKCRYELHEKRSDRSIILVSHNPKEIRRHCDIFYVLKRSGLRRFDDADEAYNYYQRS is encoded by the coding sequence ATGATCGTTGTTGAGAACGTCAGTAAGCGCTATAAAACCCGAGCGGGTTTCAATACCGTGCTCGACGGTATCAGCTTACGCATAGAGAAAGGTGAGAAACTGGGTATTCTCGGACGCAACGGTAGCGGCAAGTCCACCCTGATCCGTCTGCTCGGCGGAGTTGAGCAACCTGACCGGGGCAGAATTATTCGTGGTATGAGCGTTTCATGGCCGCTGGCCTTCAGTGGTGCATTCCAGGGATCCCTGACCGGTATTGACAACCTGCGTTTCATCTGCAGGGTTTATGGAACCAGTGTTGAGGACAAGATCCCGCAAGTCAAGGAGTTTTCAGAACTCGGTCGTTACCTCCGAGAACCGGTCAAAACCTACTCTTCAGGTATGAAGGCAAGGCTTGCCTTTGCGCTTTCCATGGCTATCGAGTTCGATTGCTACCTCATTGACGAGGTTACGGCTGTCGGCGACAGCAGATTTCACGACAAATGCCGTTATGAACTGCATGAAAAACGAAGTGACAGGTCGATAATTCTGGTTTCGCATAATCCAAAAGAAATCAGGAGACACTGCGACATTTTCTATGTACTTAAACGCAGCGGTCTCAGGCGTTTTGACGATGCTGATGAAGCCTATAACTATTATCAACGAAGCTGA